In Pseudothermotoga hypogea DSM 11164 = NBRC 106472, the following are encoded in one genomic region:
- the tnpA gene encoding IS200/IS605 family transposase, which translates to MQLRKTRWSLYNLNYHFVWIPKYRKKILVDSVRQELEKLIFEIAKKHGIEVLSLSVQPDHVHLFVSAPPRLSPAQIANLFKGVSSKKLLEKFPHLRTKEGLWSRTYYVGSAGTVSEETIRRYIEECQDI; encoded by the coding sequence ATGCAATTAAGAAAAACAAGATGGAGTCTTTATAATTTGAACTATCATTTTGTGTGGATACCTAAATACCGCAAAAAGATTCTGGTAGATAGCGTTAGGCAAGAGCTCGAGAAACTTATTTTTGAAATCGCCAAAAAACATGGGATTGAAGTCCTATCTCTATCAGTTCAGCCAGACCATGTCCATCTTTTTGTTTCAGCACCACCGCGCTTATCCCCAGCTCAAATAGCCAATTTGTTTAAAGGAGTGTCTTCTAAAAAACTTCTTGAGAAGTTTCCACATCTAAGAACAAAGGAAGGATTATGGAGCAGAACATATTATGTTGGCTCAGCAGGAACGGTTTCAGAAGAGACTATCAGGAGGTACATCGAAGAATGTCAAGATATATAG
- a CDS encoding NAD+ synthase has product MKRIRLTIAQLNPTLGDFEGNVRKAKLALEQAHALQSDLLLIPELFIPGYPPEDLAFRLSFLKANRKALEEFVESTANKKVVSIVGFMDFDEDLYNAAAVVYDGQVKGVYRKIFLPNYSVFDEKRYFRAGDRLLMLKFGSAKVGVTICEDIWSPAEPLTSLVSGLGTQLVVNISASPYWVGKPRFRESYVSMKAYEYHVAIAYCNMVGGQDEIVFDGSSFVCDANGQLLARSKSFEEDLLTVDVDLDENLRVNLTEPRRRYTYVENSPVEVLQFDEPKQKKQHLTPSIAHPHTREQEMFMALVTGLRDYVRKNGFTKVVLGLSGGMDSSLVAAIAVEALGAENVKGVLMPSMYTSRESIEDASLLAENLGIETFTIPINKVYEGYLQALASVFSNMPSDTTEENIQARIRGNYLMALSNKFGWLVLTTGNKSELATGYCTLYGDTAGGFAVIKDVYKTDVYRIARWYNDWKGREIIPQRVFVKPPTAELRPNQTDQEKLPPYEVLDGILRLYIDEGLDAQEIVQKGYDASVVEKVLRMIHASEYKRRQAPIGTKISVRAFGKDWRMPMTNKFREII; this is encoded by the coding sequence ATGAAGAGAATCAGGCTCACTATTGCTCAGCTCAATCCGACCCTTGGTGACTTCGAGGGTAACGTTCGCAAGGCAAAGCTTGCATTAGAACAGGCTCACGCTCTACAGAGTGACTTGCTACTCATACCCGAACTGTTCATCCCGGGTTATCCTCCTGAGGATCTTGCCTTCAGGCTCTCTTTCTTGAAGGCCAATCGGAAGGCATTGGAGGAGTTCGTGGAGAGTACAGCCAACAAAAAGGTTGTATCCATCGTGGGTTTCATGGATTTCGACGAGGACCTGTACAACGCCGCTGCAGTTGTGTACGACGGTCAGGTTAAAGGCGTTTACAGAAAGATCTTCCTTCCCAACTACAGCGTGTTTGACGAGAAAAGATACTTTCGGGCCGGTGACAGATTGCTTATGCTGAAATTCGGTTCTGCCAAGGTGGGAGTGACCATATGCGAAGATATCTGGAGTCCTGCCGAGCCTCTTACTTCACTGGTCAGCGGACTCGGAACGCAACTCGTTGTGAACATCTCGGCTTCTCCATACTGGGTTGGAAAGCCGAGGTTCAGAGAATCGTACGTGTCGATGAAGGCTTACGAATACCATGTAGCGATAGCTTATTGCAACATGGTCGGCGGCCAGGACGAGATCGTCTTCGATGGATCGAGTTTCGTTTGTGATGCGAACGGTCAATTGCTCGCACGGTCGAAATCCTTCGAGGAAGATCTGCTCACAGTGGACGTCGATCTCGATGAGAATCTCAGAGTGAACTTGACTGAACCTCGGCGTCGTTACACGTACGTGGAGAACTCGCCGGTGGAAGTTCTACAGTTCGATGAACCGAAACAGAAAAAACAACACTTGACACCTTCGATTGCACACCCCCACACGAGAGAACAAGAAATGTTCATGGCGCTCGTAACAGGACTCAGAGATTACGTGAGAAAGAATGGCTTCACGAAAGTCGTTTTGGGCTTGAGCGGTGGAATGGATTCTTCTTTGGTTGCAGCAATAGCGGTCGAAGCACTCGGAGCGGAGAACGTGAAGGGCGTTCTTATGCCTTCGATGTACACATCGAGAGAAAGCATCGAGGATGCCTCTCTCCTGGCCGAAAACCTCGGGATCGAGACTTTCACGATACCCATCAACAAAGTTTACGAAGGATACTTACAGGCACTTGCATCAGTGTTTTCAAACATGCCAAGCGACACAACAGAAGAAAACATTCAAGCGCGCATCAGGGGAAACTATCTGATGGCGCTTTCGAACAAGTTTGGCTGGTTGGTTTTGACCACTGGCAACAAGAGCGAGCTCGCCACTGGCTACTGTACCCTCTATGGTGACACGGCGGGAGGCTTCGCCGTCATAAAAGATGTCTACAAGACCGATGTCTACAGAATAGCACGTTGGTACAACGACTGGAAAGGCAGAGAAATAATACCGCAACGGGTTTTCGTCAAACCACCGACGGCCGAGTTGAGACCCAATCAAACGGATCAGGAGAAGCTTCCACCCTACGAAGTGCTCGATGGCATACTGCGTCTCTACATTGACGAAGGTCTCGACGCGCAAGAAATAGTGCAAAAAGGCTATGACGCTTCTGTCGTCGAAAAAGTTCTACGAATGATCCATGCGAGCGAGTACAAAAGAAGACAAGCCCCCATAGGAACAAAGATATCTGTCAGAGCTTTCGGCAAAGATTGGCGGATGCCTATGACGAACAAGTTTAGAGAGATCATTTAG
- the glgX gene encoding glycogen debranching protein GlgX codes for MNPGSDVRLKTKRGYPKLGATPDDSGVNFAIFSRNGRRVILELYQNHYDEKPSHRFVLDPIRNRTGDIWHIYVYGVGHGQYYGWRIDGEYDPLNGKRFNVNKLLFDPYAKAISSSIDWEEDYIYGYDRESAEKDLSFSTLDSAQSPAKSIVIDDSKYDWENDRRPKIPWKDTIIYEMHVRFFTISPTSKVKHPGTYRGLTEKLDHLKELGVTTIELMPVFEFSVDSNTNINPYTGRRLKDMWGYNPLGFFAVTGNYSTGVKLGEQVFEFKDLVKELHKHGFEVILDVVYNHTGEGNELGPTLCFRGIDNEIYYMLDPKNKRRYLNYSGCGNTLNCNHPVVKEMIIDSLRYWATEMHVDGFRFDLAAILGRTPDGKWIGDFSLLKDISEDAILHDLKLIAEGWDAAGGYFLGQFPEGWAEWNGKYRDVVRRFVRGDEGTVVELATRIAGSADLYAGRSPHASINFVTCHDGFTLRDLVSYRYKHNEANGEGNRDGADENFSYNYGVEGETDDPQINRIRKQQVKNFVVILMVSHGTPMILMGDEMYRTQKGNNNAYCHDDETTWLDWTLKEKHADIFRFFQKMIEFRKLHPALRREHFFTGQATSRGIPDLTWHGVRPFEPDFSYHSHSIAFMISGDVGNGEQDDDIYVILNQWREPLRFVLPYLHGKSWYRVVDTSKESPDDFLDEPVHVGYVYVAQPHSSVVLIGR; via the coding sequence ATGAATCCAGGCAGTGATGTTCGTCTAAAGACGAAACGTGGCTATCCAAAACTTGGTGCAACACCGGACGACAGCGGTGTTAATTTTGCCATCTTCAGCAGAAATGGTAGGAGGGTGATTCTCGAGCTCTACCAAAACCATTACGATGAAAAACCTTCTCACAGGTTCGTGCTGGATCCCATCAGAAACAGAACCGGCGATATCTGGCACATCTATGTTTACGGTGTTGGTCATGGTCAGTACTACGGCTGGCGCATCGATGGCGAATACGATCCGTTGAATGGAAAAAGATTCAACGTCAACAAACTGCTCTTCGATCCTTACGCCAAGGCAATTTCTTCTTCCATCGATTGGGAAGAAGATTACATTTACGGCTACGACAGGGAGTCTGCTGAAAAGGATCTTTCTTTTTCAACACTCGACTCGGCACAGAGTCCAGCCAAGTCTATCGTCATAGACGATTCGAAATACGATTGGGAAAACGATAGAAGACCCAAAATTCCGTGGAAAGACACCATCATTTACGAAATGCACGTTCGTTTCTTCACGATCAGTCCAACATCCAAAGTGAAACATCCAGGCACTTATCGCGGGCTTACCGAGAAACTCGATCATCTCAAAGAACTTGGAGTTACGACCATTGAGTTGATGCCCGTTTTCGAGTTTTCAGTGGATTCGAACACGAACATCAATCCATATACGGGAAGACGTCTGAAAGACATGTGGGGATACAATCCACTCGGTTTCTTTGCGGTCACAGGCAACTATTCAACTGGCGTGAAGTTGGGCGAACAGGTCTTTGAGTTCAAGGATTTGGTGAAAGAACTGCATAAGCACGGATTTGAGGTCATACTCGATGTCGTTTACAACCACACGGGTGAAGGGAACGAGCTGGGTCCCACGCTCTGCTTCAGAGGCATAGACAACGAGATCTACTACATGCTCGATCCAAAGAACAAGAGACGTTATCTGAATTATTCGGGTTGTGGAAACACCCTGAATTGCAACCATCCAGTTGTCAAGGAGATGATCATAGACAGCCTGAGATACTGGGCTACCGAAATGCACGTTGATGGTTTCAGATTCGATTTGGCCGCTATCTTAGGTAGAACTCCGGACGGAAAGTGGATCGGAGATTTCTCACTTCTGAAAGACATCTCCGAAGACGCGATATTGCACGATTTGAAACTCATAGCGGAGGGTTGGGATGCGGCGGGAGGATACTTCTTGGGTCAGTTCCCGGAGGGATGGGCGGAGTGGAACGGAAAGTACAGAGACGTGGTGAGACGATTCGTGAGAGGTGACGAGGGAACCGTCGTGGAGCTGGCAACGCGCATCGCCGGTAGTGCTGATTTGTACGCCGGTAGATCGCCGCACGCGAGCATAAATTTCGTCACCTGCCACGATGGTTTCACTCTTAGAGATCTTGTGAGCTATCGCTACAAACACAACGAGGCGAACGGGGAGGGAAACAGAGACGGCGCCGATGAGAATTTCAGCTATAACTACGGAGTTGAAGGTGAAACGGACGATCCACAGATCAACAGAATCAGAAAACAACAGGTGAAGAACTTCGTCGTCATACTCATGGTTTCGCACGGCACACCTATGATTCTGATGGGTGACGAGATGTACAGAACACAGAAGGGCAACAACAACGCTTACTGCCATGACGATGAAACCACGTGGCTTGACTGGACGTTGAAGGAAAAGCATGCGGACATATTCCGATTCTTTCAGAAGATGATTGAGTTCAGAAAGTTGCACCCGGCGTTGAGAAGGGAACATTTCTTTACAGGACAAGCTACGAGTCGTGGCATTCCTGACCTCACATGGCATGGGGTGAGGCCTTTCGAGCCAGATTTTTCTTACCATTCACACTCGATCGCCTTCATGATCAGTGGCGATGTGGGAAATGGCGAGCAGGATGACGACATCTACGTTATTTTGAACCAGTGGAGAGAGCCTTTGAGATTCGTTCTTCCATATCTGCATGGAAAAAGCTGGTACAGAGTTGTTGATACGTCAAAAGAGAGTCCAGATGATTTTCTGGACGAACCGGTTCACGTGGGTTACGTCTACGTGGCGCAGCCTCACAGCTCAGTCGTGCTCATCGGCAGATGA
- a CDS encoding RNA-guided endonuclease InsQ/TnpB family protein, with the protein MSRYIVRTYKVPVPRELYPLCSELNRLAGRIYNKTMSLVKKVKSKKGFWLSPGAAQKYILRWSSTINIHTHSKQAIVQQYFQALNSYFTAVKTNPQLRPPHKKKRFMPFIWKDTAIKLSPEGVLRLSMGSSQEPILIQTTLPAGTTIRQVRLVYEAEKYYLHLAIEVKNEHKKKQSVEVMSVDLGILRPITCFDGSEVISYHGGILNSLIRYRNKKLADFQQTLSKCKKGSKRYRKLLKAKQRMLKRTKHQITDILHKIASNFLKMCLQKGYGTIVIGDITNIRERVEGNDNFNQKVHQWCFRKMVDMTTYKAQLLGIEVKLASEEYTSQVCPVCGSKNHAVGRNYECKSCGFSYHRDGVGAINIWQRYLGKKFQVVAGLAPVRGVRFKPHLCGHGVSNAPWKAA; encoded by the coding sequence ATGTCAAGATATATAGTCAGAACTTATAAAGTGCCTGTTCCGAGAGAATTGTATCCTCTGTGTTCTGAACTGAACAGGCTCGCTGGTCGAATCTACAACAAAACCATGTCGCTGGTCAAAAAAGTAAAAAGCAAGAAAGGTTTCTGGCTTTCACCAGGAGCAGCACAAAAATATATCCTGCGCTGGAGTAGCACTATCAATATCCATACCCATTCCAAACAGGCTATAGTTCAGCAATACTTTCAGGCGCTTAACAGTTACTTTACTGCAGTCAAGACAAACCCACAGTTGAGACCACCACATAAGAAGAAAAGGTTTATGCCGTTCATCTGGAAAGATACTGCTATAAAACTTTCACCAGAAGGGGTTCTGAGACTTTCAATGGGTAGTAGTCAGGAGCCAATTTTGATACAAACGACACTGCCAGCCGGTACAACAATTAGGCAAGTAAGACTTGTGTATGAGGCTGAGAAATATTATCTTCACCTTGCAATAGAGGTGAAGAATGAGCATAAGAAGAAACAGTCTGTTGAAGTTATGTCTGTAGACCTTGGCATACTTCGTCCAATAACTTGCTTTGATGGCTCTGAAGTGATTTCGTATCACGGTGGTATTCTCAACAGTCTAATCAGATATCGCAACAAGAAGTTGGCAGACTTTCAGCAAACGTTAAGCAAATGCAAGAAAGGTTCCAAGAGGTATAGAAAACTGCTAAAAGCAAAGCAGCGAATGCTGAAACGAACAAAGCATCAAATAACGGACATACTGCACAAGATAGCAAGCAACTTTCTTAAGATGTGTTTACAGAAAGGGTATGGGACTATTGTAATTGGTGATATCACAAACATTCGAGAGCGTGTAGAAGGGAACGATAACTTTAATCAAAAAGTTCATCAGTGGTGTTTCAGAAAGATGGTGGACATGACAACCTACAAAGCACAGCTACTGGGAATTGAAGTGAAACTTGCTTCAGAAGAATATACGAGTCAGGTCTGTCCTGTATGTGGTAGCAAGAATCATGCGGTTGGTCGCAACTATGAGTGTAAAAGTTGTGGATTTAGTTATCACAGGGACGGAGTAGGAGCGATAAACATCTGGCAGAGGTATCTTGGGAAGAAGTTCCAAGTAGTAGCGGGATTGGCACCCGTCAGAGGTGTAAGGTTTAAACCGCACCTCTGTGGCCATGGAGTATCAAATGCTCCATGGAAGGCAGCCTAA
- a CDS encoding M48 family metallopeptidase, whose translation MIETILLSVLIVRTTWRIFLEVLNLLHSTSPQVEIPEVLKDKLTPELLEKSKQYLKDRTKLRILSETTQLVVTIYLVLQGFPRLERLFLAYSPLLQAFLFFGALGTIFYLVNLPFRLYSIFVIENKYGFNTATKRTFLRDQTIAVSLILVFSALLIPVLLWLLKHQVWWWQASILTFGFILFFWFIQPTLIAPLFYKFTELEDEGLKKRIKELIERSSAKIPKIYVMNASKRTKKQNAYVTGIGRSRRLVLYDTIMNYPSDELLAVVAHELGHHVKKHIQKNVILFSIYATILLYLMNFVYQHILKTNAFDVQRPHTIFVYSFLFVSTISYFLEPLVNYLSRKMEYEADLFSVELLKNPAAMISALKRLVKENLSNANPHPLYKVWYYSHPAPEERIRALSQVQ comes from the coding sequence ATGATCGAAACGATCCTCTTGAGTGTGCTCATCGTCAGAACGACTTGGCGAATCTTTTTAGAAGTTCTGAACTTGCTCCACTCGACCAGCCCTCAGGTTGAGATCCCAGAGGTACTGAAAGACAAGCTCACACCGGAACTGCTCGAAAAATCCAAGCAGTATCTCAAAGATAGGACGAAGCTGAGAATACTCTCTGAAACAACACAACTCGTCGTGACGATCTATCTCGTCTTGCAAGGCTTTCCTCGGCTGGAGCGATTGTTTCTTGCGTATTCTCCACTGCTTCAAGCCTTTCTCTTCTTCGGTGCGCTCGGTACGATCTTCTACCTCGTGAACCTGCCTTTCAGACTCTATTCGATCTTCGTGATCGAAAACAAATACGGCTTCAACACGGCGACGAAAAGAACATTCCTCAGGGACCAAACTATAGCAGTTTCGCTCATCCTTGTGTTTTCCGCGCTCCTGATACCTGTTTTGCTTTGGTTGTTGAAACACCAAGTTTGGTGGTGGCAGGCGTCGATCTTGACCTTTGGCTTCATACTGTTCTTCTGGTTCATCCAGCCAACGCTCATCGCACCGTTGTTCTACAAGTTCACAGAGCTCGAGGACGAAGGTCTGAAAAAAAGAATAAAAGAGCTCATCGAAAGATCTTCTGCGAAAATCCCAAAGATCTACGTGATGAACGCCTCGAAGAGGACAAAGAAGCAGAACGCTTACGTGACTGGCATTGGAAGATCTCGAAGACTGGTCCTCTACGACACGATCATGAACTATCCTTCCGACGAACTGCTCGCCGTGGTCGCGCACGAACTCGGGCACCACGTGAAGAAACACATTCAAAAGAACGTGATCCTGTTCTCAATCTACGCAACGATCTTGTTGTATCTGATGAATTTTGTCTACCAACACATCTTGAAGACCAACGCCTTCGACGTTCAAAGACCTCACACGATCTTCGTGTATTCTTTTCTCTTCGTTTCGACCATATCCTACTTTTTGGAGCCTCTCGTGAACTACCTTTCGAGGAAGATGGAATACGAGGCCGACCTATTCTCTGTAGAACTCTTGAAAAACCCTGCAGCTATGATCTCTGCACTGAAGAGGTTGGTGAAGGAAAATCTTTCTAATGCCAATCCACACCCACTCTACAAAGTCTGGTACTACAGCCACCCCGCACCCGAGGAGAGGATAAGGGCGTTGAGTCAGGTTCAGTGA
- a CDS encoding YgiQ family radical SAM protein, producing the protein MFLPTTKEEMKKLGWNELDVILVTGDAYVDHPSFGVALIGHYLVSKGYKVGVIGQPDWRSERDITRLGRPRLFFGITAGNVDSMVANYTASMKKRKNDDYSPKGEAGRRPDRATIVYANLVRRCFPDVPIVLGGLEASLRRFAHYDWWQDKIRKSVLVDSKADLLVYGMAEKTVLNIARILEKTGDIDRCKELRGVMYWSSHKPNDAIELPSYEEISMDRKKFAEAVKMQLLLTDPFRSVKLCQKQDTRYVVQNPPEMPLEQAELDELYLLPFERRVHPFYESMGHVKAIDTVQFSITAVRGCYGNCSFCALTHHQTTHVVYRSEESILEEVKQLTKHPDFKGIISDVGGPTANLYGARCERRETHGQCARYCVFPSPCERAVPNHSSFLNLLRKIKSIAKVRHVFVSSGIRHDLVLSDPSGEEFIKELVLFTPGQLKLAPEHAHPKVLKFMRKPPAELFLAFKEKFEKLARLQGKERYVIGYFIVAHPGESEKENDYLKKFIQSKLGYKPQQVQIFTPAPGTLSTAMYYSGIDPLTGEEVFVEKSLKKRNWMKENIVGPKATRSEDFT; encoded by the coding sequence ATGTTTCTGCCGACGACGAAAGAAGAAATGAAGAAACTCGGCTGGAATGAGCTGGACGTGATACTCGTGACGGGAGATGCCTACGTGGATCATCCCTCCTTTGGTGTTGCTCTGATTGGGCATTACCTCGTCTCAAAAGGTTACAAGGTTGGTGTCATTGGCCAACCAGATTGGCGATCTGAGAGAGACATAACGCGCCTTGGAAGACCACGTTTGTTCTTTGGAATCACTGCAGGAAACGTCGATTCGATGGTTGCCAACTACACAGCTTCGATGAAGAAGAGAAAAAACGACGACTACAGTCCTAAAGGTGAGGCGGGAAGAAGACCCGACCGTGCCACGATCGTGTACGCGAACTTGGTAAGAAGGTGTTTCCCTGACGTGCCCATCGTCCTTGGAGGCCTCGAGGCCAGTCTGAGAAGGTTCGCTCATTACGATTGGTGGCAAGACAAAATCAGAAAGTCCGTTTTGGTGGATAGCAAGGCCGACCTTCTCGTGTACGGAATGGCTGAGAAGACAGTGCTCAACATAGCAAGGATCTTAGAAAAAACTGGAGACATCGACAGGTGCAAGGAACTCAGGGGTGTGATGTACTGGAGTTCACACAAACCAAACGACGCCATAGAACTTCCAAGTTATGAAGAAATCTCTATGGATAGGAAAAAGTTCGCTGAGGCAGTCAAGATGCAGCTTTTGCTCACAGATCCCTTCAGATCTGTCAAACTGTGTCAGAAACAAGACACCAGGTACGTTGTTCAAAACCCACCGGAAATGCCTCTCGAACAAGCAGAACTCGACGAGCTTTACCTTTTACCCTTCGAGCGGAGGGTACATCCTTTCTATGAGTCGATGGGACACGTGAAGGCCATAGACACTGTCCAGTTCTCGATCACGGCGGTGAGAGGATGTTATGGTAACTGTTCTTTCTGTGCACTGACGCACCATCAAACCACGCACGTCGTCTACAGAAGTGAAGAATCGATACTGGAAGAAGTGAAGCAGTTGACAAAACATCCAGACTTCAAAGGAATCATAAGCGATGTTGGCGGACCGACCGCTAATTTATACGGTGCACGCTGTGAAAGGAGAGAAACACATGGGCAATGCGCACGTTACTGTGTCTTTCCGAGCCCCTGTGAACGGGCCGTGCCGAACCATTCATCATTTTTGAATTTACTACGCAAAATCAAGTCGATAGCGAAGGTGAGACACGTGTTCGTTTCTTCCGGCATCAGGCACGATCTGGTTCTGTCAGATCCGTCGGGTGAAGAATTCATCAAAGAGCTGGTTCTCTTCACGCCGGGCCAGTTGAAACTCGCTCCGGAACACGCGCATCCCAAGGTCTTGAAGTTCATGAGAAAGCCTCCCGCTGAACTGTTCCTCGCCTTCAAAGAAAAATTCGAGAAGCTCGCCAGACTCCAAGGCAAGGAGAGGTACGTGATAGGGTACTTCATCGTGGCGCATCCTGGAGAATCTGAAAAGGAGAACGATTATTTGAAGAAGTTCATACAAAGCAAGCTTGGCTACAAACCGCAGCAGGTTCAAATATTCACACCTGCACCTGGTACTTTGAGCACTGCGATGTACTACAGTGGAATTGACCCGCTGACGGGCGAAGAGGTCTTCGTGGAGAAATCTCTGAAAAAGAGAAACTGGATGAAAGAAAACATCGTTGGCCCCAAAGCCACCCGAAGTGAGGACTTCACCTAA